One region of Polynucleobacter sp. SHI8 genomic DNA includes:
- the lon gene encoding endopeptidase La, protein MPGNLLLPTEPIQLPLLPLRDVVVFPHMVMPLFVGRPKSIKALEAAMETGKSILLVAQKTASKDEPTVQDLYHVGCIANILQMLKLPDGTVKVLVEGTQRADVSQIEDSLGYFNCEATPQAIANVDQSETEALKRAIVAQFDQYVKLNKKIPQEILASLTGIDDASRLADTICAHLPIKLDQKQLLLEMSDVVKRLESLLGQLESEIDILQVEKRIRGRVKRQMEKSQREYYLNEQVKAIQKELGEGEEGADLEELEKKIKLAKMPKEALKKAESELKKLKLMSPMSAEATVVRNYIDTLINLPWKKKSKVNNDLTHAESVLNDDHYGLDKVKERILEYLAVQQRVDKVKAPILCLVGPPGVGKTSLGQSIARATNRKFVRMALGGVRDESEIRGHRRTYIGSMPGKILSSLTKVGVRNPLFLLDEIDKMGMDFRGDPASAMLEVLDPEQNHTFQDHYVEVDFDLSDVMFVATSNSLNIPGPLLDRMEVIRLAGYTEDEKTHIAMKYLLPKQIKNNGLKHGEIDVKESAIQDIIRYYTREAGVRALEREISKICRKVVKLLLLKKEQAPIIVDSANLEKFLSVKRYDFGLANKENQIGQVTGLAWTEVGGDLLTIEAALMPGKGNIIRTGSIGDVMKESVEAARSVVRSRSRQLGIREEMFEKKDIHIHFPEGATPKDGPSAGIAISTALVSILTGIPVKADVAMTGEITLRGEVLPIGGLKEKLLAAHRGGIKTVLIPEENVKDLTEIPDNVKNSIEIVPVRWIDKVLEMALETMPKPLTEEEVVVVQEATPAKPETEDVLKH, encoded by the coding sequence ATGCCTGGCAATCTACTCTTACCAACTGAACCGATTCAGTTACCATTGCTACCTTTGCGCGATGTGGTTGTGTTTCCACACATGGTAATGCCTTTATTTGTTGGAAGACCGAAGTCCATTAAGGCGCTTGAAGCTGCAATGGAAACGGGTAAAAGTATTTTGTTAGTAGCCCAAAAAACGGCATCAAAAGATGAACCAACGGTCCAAGATTTATATCATGTTGGCTGTATTGCCAACATTTTGCAAATGTTGAAATTACCCGATGGAACGGTTAAGGTACTGGTTGAAGGAACACAGCGAGCTGATGTGAGTCAAATCGAGGATTCCTTAGGCTACTTTAATTGTGAGGCAACGCCACAGGCAATTGCCAATGTTGATCAATCAGAAACTGAGGCCCTCAAACGTGCCATAGTTGCTCAATTCGATCAATATGTAAAATTAAACAAAAAGATTCCTCAAGAAATTTTAGCTTCTTTAACAGGTATCGATGATGCTAGTCGCTTGGCAGATACCATTTGCGCTCATTTACCCATCAAGTTAGATCAAAAACAGTTATTGCTTGAAATGAGCGATGTAGTCAAGCGTCTTGAAAGCCTCTTGGGTCAATTAGAGAGTGAAATTGATATCTTACAAGTTGAGAAGCGGATTCGTGGGCGTGTTAAACGTCAGATGGAAAAAAGTCAACGGGAATATTATCTCAATGAGCAAGTTAAAGCGATTCAAAAGGAACTTGGAGAGGGTGAAGAGGGCGCTGATTTAGAAGAGTTAGAAAAGAAGATTAAACTCGCAAAAATGCCCAAAGAAGCTCTGAAAAAAGCTGAATCAGAACTAAAAAAATTGAAGCTAATGTCTCCAATGTCAGCTGAGGCTACTGTTGTTAGAAATTACATTGATACGTTAATTAATCTACCTTGGAAGAAAAAAAGTAAGGTGAATAACGATCTAACGCATGCTGAATCGGTCTTAAATGATGATCACTACGGCCTTGATAAGGTCAAAGAACGTATTTTGGAATATCTTGCTGTTCAGCAACGTGTTGACAAAGTGAAGGCTCCAATCTTATGTTTAGTTGGCCCTCCAGGAGTTGGTAAAACCTCTTTAGGACAATCCATTGCTAGAGCGACAAATCGTAAATTTGTCAGAATGGCGCTAGGCGGGGTGCGTGATGAATCAGAGATTCGTGGTCATAGAAGAACCTATATAGGATCTATGCCAGGAAAAATCCTGAGTAGTTTGACAAAAGTTGGTGTGCGAAACCCACTATTCTTATTGGATGAAATCGATAAGATGGGGATGGATTTTAGGGGCGATCCCGCAAGTGCGATGTTAGAAGTCTTAGATCCAGAGCAAAACCATACCTTTCAGGATCATTATGTCGAAGTAGATTTTGATTTGTCGGATGTGATGTTTGTTGCTACGTCAAACTCACTCAACATTCCTGGACCATTATTGGATCGTATGGAAGTGATTCGTCTTGCTGGATATACAGAAGATGAAAAAACCCATATTGCGATGAAGTATCTTTTACCTAAACAGATTAAAAACAATGGTTTAAAACATGGTGAAATCGATGTAAAAGAATCTGCAATACAAGATATTATTCGTTATTACACTCGGGAAGCTGGTGTTCGAGCTCTAGAGCGCGAGATTAGTAAGATTTGCCGAAAAGTAGTTAAATTATTGCTACTGAAAAAAGAGCAAGCACCGATTATTGTTGACTCTGCTAATTTAGAGAAATTCTTATCTGTCAAACGCTATGATTTTGGGCTTGCAAATAAAGAAAATCAAATTGGTCAAGTTACTGGGCTTGCATGGACAGAAGTTGGCGGAGATTTATTAACCATAGAAGCTGCTCTTATGCCAGGTAAAGGTAATATTATCCGCACGGGTTCTATTGGTGATGTGATGAAGGAGTCTGTTGAAGCGGCGCGGTCTGTTGTGCGTTCCCGCTCTAGACAGTTAGGGATTCGTGAAGAGATGTTTGAGAAAAAAGATATTCACATTCACTTTCCTGAAGGGGCTACACCAAAAGATGGTCCTTCGGCAGGTATTGCGATCTCCACAGCACTTGTTTCGATTTTGACGGGTATTCCGGTGAAAGCGGATGTTGCAATGACTGGTGAAATTACCTTGCGTGGTGAAGTCTTGCCAATTGGTGGATTGAAAGAAAAACTTCTTGCAGCTCATCGTGGTGGAATTAAGACTGTGTTAATCCCAGAGGAAAACGTTAAAGACTTGACTGAAATCCCAGATAATGTAAAAAATTCTATCGAAATAGTACCTGTTCGCTGGATTGATAAAGTATTAGAGATGGCCCTTGAAACAATGCCAAAACCTCTTACAGAGGAAGAGGTAGTTGTGGTTCAAGAGGCAACTCCAGCGAAACCAGAGACTGAGGATGTATTAAAGCATTAA